From Penicillium digitatum chromosome 5, complete sequence, one genomic window encodes:
- a CDS encoding Hsp40 co-chaperone Jid1, putative gives MFKKINLSHGKCLRILNSTAVLPLSRFNTNTSPRNSLQACKSRSYSTAAQFPHQNYSWPSNPSFTPYDVLNLPRSATYSKRNYYDLVKIYHPDRALKDHPLFHQLTAETRLQRYRIIVDAHELLSDPIKRAAYDRNGTGWVHTVLDTTIAYDSHGPNIYSNATWEDWEDWYNRHQGPQQHVVDQRTFSRLVILLVLFAGALQASWIGQVNNDVTDRLRETNAKSARVLQDRKDSTIKQMDSNDARVQGFLIRRDPTGSGLKENEQPVYQMELNPRRGLDESSQVGKISQELAQPADIKSEASEFP, from the coding sequence AtgttcaagaaaatcaatctTTCTCATGGCAAATGCCTGCGAATTTTGAATTCAACCGCGGTCTTGCCACTTTCTCGTTTTAACACAAATACCTCTCCAAGAAATAGCTTGcaggcatgcaaaagcagGAGCTATTCCACCGCAGCACAATTCCCACACCAGAACTACTCATGGCCCAGCAATCCATCTTTCACCCCTTATGATGTCTTGAATCTACCCCGCAGCGCCACGTACTCGAAACGAAATTACTATGACCTCGTTAAGATCTACCACCCCGACCGAGCTCTCAAAGACCATCCTCTTTTTCATCAATTGACCGCTGAAACCCGATTGCAGCGCTACCGAATTATTGTTGACGCCCATGAACTCCTTTCCGATCCGATCAAACGAGCGGCCTATGATCGAAACGGCACTGGCTGGGTCCACACGGTACTGGATACAACAATTGCATACGACTCACATGGACCGAATATCTACTCGAATGCTACATGGGAAGACTGGGAGGATTGGTATAACCGCCATCAAGGGCCGCAGCAGCATGTCGTCGACCAGCGCACCTTCTCTCGGCTTGTAATCCTCTTGGTGTTGTTTGCAGGCGCCCTCCAAGCATCCTGGATCGGACAGGTGAATAATGATGTCACTGATCGATTACGCGAGACCAACGCAAAGTCGGCGCGTGTCCTGCAGGACCGCAAAGACAGCACCATCAAACAGATGGATTCAAATGATGCGCGCGTGCAGGGTTTTCTCATCCGGAGAGATCCCACAGGGTCGGGTTTGAAGGAGAACGAGCAACCAGTTTATCAGATGGAGTTAAATCCTCGGCGCGGTTTGGATGAGTCCTCTCAGGTTGGCAAAATTAGCCAAGAGCTTGCACAGCCAGCGGACATCAAGTCGGAAGCTTCAGAATTCCCCTAG
- a CDS encoding Oxoglutarate/iron-dependent dioxygenase has translation MTTLLEYTQIELLTLTGPEFRRVSTAPPRPPTEDEIPIIDLASIDKDLEARKTLASKVRAAAESTGFFYIKNHGISEELIQNALSQAKAFFAQPIEKKQLASRKIRTNADGWHGLGTTQINRTETRDRKETFSLRYNRKNDPTVSDGDTLSSEDDFAWDTTSHLPGFQETTVEFYQRRLTLARKMIRVFALALDMPEDYFDAVTTNPGADGLYVHYPATAPDALEKNNADVDVGIGSHTDIQCVTLLWQDMSGGLQVLSASDEWLDARPIAGTLVVNIGDFLQRLSNNRFKSTVHRVYNRQPTSRYSMPFFLGFNPDSVCRVVPSCIDEGHPALYGPISCGKWHRNRLELAHGKPISD, from the exons ATGACAACCCTGCTAGAGTATACTCAAATCGAACTTTTGACACTCACTGGCCCAGAATTCCGCCGAGTGTCCACTGCTCCTCCACGCCCACCAACCGAGGATGAGATTCCAATCATAGATCTCGCTTCGATCGACAAGGATCTAGAAGCGAGAAAGACCCTCGCGTCTAAGGTCAGAGCAGCGGCTGAGAGCACGGGCTTCTTCTATATCAAAAACCACGGGATATCAGAAGAGCTCATTCAGAATGCCCTGTCACAAGCAAAAGCTTTCTTCGCCCAGCCGATCGAAAAGAAACAGCTCGCATCTCGCAAAATCCGAACGAACGCGGATGGATGGCATGGGCTGGGGACTACCCAAATCAACAGAACCGAAACAAGGG ATCGCAAAGAGACATTTTCTCTGCGCTATAATCGCAAGAACGACCCAACTGTCTCCGACGGGGACACGCTGTCCAGCGAGGATGACTTCGCTTGGGATACAACCAGCCATCTCCCTGGATTTCAGGAAACAACAGTTGAATTCTATCAGCGCCGCCTCACGCTTGCGCGCAAGATGATCCGTGTCTTTGCCCTTGCTTTAGATATGCCGGAAGACTACTTTGACGCGGTGACCACAAACCCCGGTGCAGACGGGCTTTACGTACACTATCCCGCTACGGCGCCCGATGCACTCGAGAAAAACAATGCGGATGTCGATGTCGGCATCGGCTCTCATACTGATATCCAGTGCGTCACTCTTCTGTGGCAGGATATGTCTGGCGGATTACAGGTTCTGTCTGCCAGTGATGAGTGGCTTGACGCTCGACCGATAGCTGGCACGCTAGTCGTTAATATTGGCGATTTCCTGCAGCGTCTTTCGAATAACAGGTTCAAGTCCACGGTGCATAGAGTTTATAATCGTCAGCCTACATCCAGGTATTCTATGCCTTTCTTCCTGGGATTTAATCCAGATTCGGTTTGCAGGGTTGTGCCTTCGTGTATTGATGAGGGCCATCCTGCACTTTATGGGCCTATCTCTTGTGGAAAG TGGCATCGAAACCGCCTGGAACTCGCACACGGAAAGCCAATTTCTGATTGA
- a CDS encoding Zn(2)-C6 fungal-type DNA-binding domain codes for MPAKRRILSCQPCRRLKTRCEVLPGSRQCARCISLRLECSLPSTFAITSPESGSIGRPERSSDQHLGCHCASRLDAMEASLSEMKELLKSHLLGNDRSMPRHPTKEMRGMSSTLNPREDMNDSKATLHVPLEADTSATADIQPAPITVVRHVGSLITEPVTTGENDSLRENMTELGLDSDSFASVFQRGFEQIASWYPFPNETLTDLKQNHPLLFAVCLLAGIRATADLNRTNLHITLHTLVKTHLGMKTLDTPIDISTIHAMLLFSAWSFGPLVPGGRYIDSWLMSSTTITHCMLSFPLSRLVSQVGVYDDSNRNMCRMWIQASLVHLKYAIGTGRPSVVSCDRLHQWTEIVKYPGFQTFDRIIAAELKLYIHLYEAIYHNVSSVPEAWENVNTWGRTYFGESNVLRWAHCCASLILSRWELAKQNQSISPSSLVRNERINELTETVICHAQLVLREIFVLCTSETAFVRPTYDYLLAAYAGVTLAEYCASIPDVHATYTLMEDVRTQAKIPKSIEGVFSWATNVVQKKAKDILDSKATIIPDDSFYSYPGSVTDWAPFRFIDSMPASDWDGVNGSMHQF; via the exons ATGCCGGCCAAGCGACGGATTTTGTCCTGCCAGCCGTGTCGGCGCTTGAAGACACGATGCGAGGTTCTTCCGGGCTCGAGGCAATGTGCTCGGTGCATCTCTCTAAG GCTCGAATGCTCTCTTCCGTCCACGTTTGCTATCACTAGTCCAGAATCAGGATCTATTGGTAGACCAGAGAGGAGTTCCGACCAGCATCTTGGATGTCATTGTGCAAGCCG ACTTGATGCCATGGAAGCCTCACTCTCTGAGATGAAAGAATTACTGAAATCTCACCTTCTCGGAAATGACCGCTCAATGCCAAGACATCCTACCAAGGAAATGCGCGGAATGAGTAGCACTTTAAACCCGAGAGAAGATATGAACGATAGCAAAGCCACTCTGCACGTGCCCTTAGAGGCAGATACATCGGCAACCGCCGACATCCAACCAGCACCAATCACAGTGGTCCGCCACGTTGGGAGTCTAATCACGGAGCCCGTCACAACCGGGGAAAACGACTCGCTCCGTGAAAATATGACCGAACTGGGCTTGGACTCGGACAGCTTCGCCAGTGTTTTCCAGCGCGGCTTCGAGCAGATAGCATCATGGTACCCATTTCCAAATGAGACCCTGACGGATCTCAAACAGAACCATCCTCTGCTCTTTGCTGTGTGTCTTCTAGCAGGTATCCGCGCAACGGCTGATCTAAACCGCACCAATTTGCACATAACCCTTCATACATTGGTCAAGACCCACTTAGGCATGAAGACGCTAGATACGCCCATTGATATCTCCACCATACACGCCATGCTTCTCTTCAGTGCCTGGAGTTTTGGGCCTCTCGTGCCAGGTGGTAGGTATATTGATAGCTGGTTGATGAGCAGCACGACTATCACCCACTGCATGCTCAGCTTTCCTCTTTCTCGACTTGTCTCCCAAGTTGGGGTTTACGATGATTCGAATCGGAACATGTGCAGAATGTGGATTCAGGCATCGCTGGTGCATCTGAA ATACGCAATTGGCACCGGTCGGCCATCAGTAGTTTCATGCGACCGTCTTCACCAGTGGACCGAGATTGTCAAATATCCCGGGTTTCAAACGTTCGACCGCATCATTGCCGCAGAGCTCAAACTCTACATCCACCTGTACGAAGCCATTTATCATAATGTCAGTTCGGTCCCGGAGGCCTGGGAGAATGTCAACACATGGGGACGCACGTATTTTGGGG AAAGCAATGTACTCAGATGGGCGCACTGTTGCGCGTCCTTAATTTTATCTCGATGGGAACTGGCAAAGCAGAATCAATCCATATCTCCGAGCTCGCTGGTGCGCAATGAGCGGATAAATGAGCTGACCGAAACGGTCATCTGTCATGCTCAGCTGGTACTGAGAGAGATCTTTGTCCTCTGCACTTCTGAGACAGCGTTTGTCAGGCCAACGTACGATTACCTCCTTGCCGCATATGCGGGCGTCACTCTAGCGGAATACTGCGCGAGTATACCGGATGTGCACGCAACATATACCTTGATGGAAGATGTTCGAACGCAGGCTAAGATTCCCAAGAGCATTGAGGGAGTGTTTAGTTGGGCAACAAATGTTGTGCAGAAGAAGGCAAAGGATATTTTGGATTCTAAAGCGACAATAATTCCCGATGACAGTTTCTATTCCTATCCAGGCTCGGTCACAGACTGGGCGCCATTTCGGTTCATTGACTCGATGCCCGCTTCTGATTGGGACGGTGTGAATGGCTCTATGCATCAATTCTGA
- a CDS encoding LEA domain protein: MLAARFAPLLRTRVVVQTAPGFQAIRSISATAPYNKGPIDVTKETLKKADRTVSNVAVKGINTGEKAANKIKDVVGAGTKQAREKGEEVKGEASEYAGRVKGEAAEYAGKGKGKAEEALSEAKEKMK, from the exons ATGCTTGCAGCACGATTCGCTCCTCTTCTGAGAACCCGGGTGGTGGTGCAGACCGCACCTGGCTTCCAGGCAATTCGTTCCATCTCAGCTACAGCCCCATACAACAAGGGACCTATCGATGTGACAAAGGAGACATTGAAGAAGGCCGACCGGACCGTTTCTAATGTAGCAGTCAAGGGCATCAATACGGGTG AGAAAGCCGCCAACAAGATTAAGGATGTCGTTGGCGCCGGTACTAAGCAAGCAAGGGAAAAGGGGGAAGAGGTGAAAGGCGAGGCGTCCGAGTATGCAGGCAGGGTGAAGGGCGAGGCGGCCGAGTATGCAGGCAAAGGCAAAGGCAAGGCAGAAGAAGCACTGAGTGAGGCGAAGGAAAAGATGAAGTAA
- a CDS encoding SMAD/FHA domain, which yields MTGSTDDGPERSERRQHSVNSPLDQTHERRRRDDDRYSSSRRRHENHQSSHQHSSRRRSSRSPAEKTNSRSDRDRPRRERRDRSTSLAGEDHDRHRHRSHRHRDTRHEDEDRSSRRHRHMRSRSRSRSPQKSRSPPPRALERRGPLPSQSDAFTDVAHPADAAAPEKQKPNFNATGRLAAESNTIQVQGGAEIVLKYHEPPEARKPPSKEAWRMYVFKGQDLLETVELGERSCWLVGRERMVVDFPLDHPSCSKQHAVLQFRFVEKRNEYGDRIGKIKPYLIDLESANGSSVNGETIPAGRYVEVMDKDVIRFGLSSREYVLMLPPT from the coding sequence ATGACTGGGTCCACTGATGACGGCCCCGAACGCTCTGAACGCCGGCAGCACTCCGTAAACTCACCTTTGGATCAGACCCATGAACGCCGACGACGAGATGACGACCGCTATTCGAGCTCAAGACGACGGCATGAAAACCACCAGAGCTCTCACCAGCACAGTTCTCGACGCAGATCATCCCGCAGCCCGGCCGAAAAAACCAACAGCCGAAGTGACCGTGATCGGCCTCGCCGCGAGCGCAGAGACCGATCGACAAGCTTGGCTGGTGAAGACCACGACAGACACAGACACCGCAGCCATCGACACCGTGATACCCGCcacgaagatgaagatcgATCCTCTCGGAGGCATCGCCACATGCGATCACGCTCTCGCTCACGTTCACCCCAAAAATCACGCAGCCCTCCACCACGAGCATTGGAACGACGCGGCCCTCTCCCTTCGCAGTCCGACGCATTCACCGATGTTGCGCACCCTGCAGATGCGGCGGCACCAGAAAAGCAAAAGCCGAACTTCAATGCAACTGGTAGACTTGCAGCTGAAAGCAACACAATTCAGGTTCAGGGCGGTGCGGAAATAGTTCTGAAATACCATGAGCCTCCAGAGGCACGCAAGCCGCCCTCCAAGGAAGCTTGGCGCATGTATGTATTCAAAGGGCAAGATTTACTCGAAACGGTTGAATTGGGCGAACGTAGTTGCTGGCTGGTCGGTCGCGAGCGAATGGTGGTAGACTTCCCACTCGACCATCCTAGCTGCTCGAAACAGCACGCAGTGCTACAATTCCGATTTGTTGAAAAGCGCAATGAATACGGCGATCGCATTGGCAAGATCAAGCCTTATCTTATTGATCTTGAAAGTGCAAATGGATCGAGTGTTAACGGGGAGACCATCCCCGCTGGTCGCTACGTCGAAGTCATGGACAAGGACGTGATTCGCTTCGGCCTGAGCTCGCGCGAATACGTCCTCATGCTGCCTCCCACCTGA